The Hymenobacter sp. 5317J-9 genome has a window encoding:
- a CDS encoding sigma 54-interacting transcriptional regulator, giving the protein MATPCPVWFLPFTRQNSRLAEIIIQLEKAGLALQPLRAHTPASGAGILFLDADASLPAAVEAVAELRTAPDANVLAVGVGALPSPSTWTLLRAGVSDVFSWFDVEQPVEIVTSRLRYWQHLNATVADLQRRLVGRSQRWRDALRQVVDMALSNCQVLITGESGTGKELVAQEIHRLDPRPGKRDCVVVDCTNLIPGLSGSELFGHEKGAFTNAISARDGAVALAHEGTLFLDELGELPLPLQAEFLRALQEGTYKRVGSNTWRQAHFRLVSATNRDLLAEVQKGTFRQDLYYRVSGWTCHLPPLRERKEDIVPLAEHFFTQQHGIRQPVDRQVYDFLQLRDYPGNVRELQQLITRIASKHVGEGPITIGDIPRSDWPDFAHLGAAAPTADELEAGVTTLLYQGLGLKEIKDQVTEIAKKVAITHESGNLKMAALRLRCSERILQMHRRDEPETQMRLA; this is encoded by the coding sequence ATGGCTACCCCCTGCCCGGTATGGTTTCTACCGTTTACGCGCCAGAACTCCCGCCTCGCCGAAATCATCATTCAGCTGGAGAAAGCGGGACTGGCTTTGCAGCCGCTGCGGGCTCACACGCCCGCTAGCGGCGCCGGCATTCTATTTCTCGACGCCGACGCTTCGCTGCCCGCCGCGGTGGAGGCCGTGGCCGAACTGCGCACTGCCCCCGACGCCAACGTACTGGCGGTGGGCGTGGGTGCCTTGCCCAGCCCGAGCACCTGGACCCTGTTGCGCGCGGGGGTGTCCGATGTTTTTTCGTGGTTTGATGTGGAGCAGCCGGTTGAAATCGTGACTTCACGGCTGCGTTACTGGCAGCACCTGAATGCCACCGTGGCCGACCTGCAGCGCCGGCTGGTGGGCCGCAGCCAGCGCTGGCGCGACGCCCTGCGCCAAGTGGTCGACATGGCCCTTTCGAACTGCCAGGTGCTGATAACCGGCGAAAGCGGCACCGGCAAGGAGCTGGTGGCCCAGGAAATCCACCGGCTGGACCCGCGTCCCGGCAAGCGCGACTGCGTGGTGGTGGACTGCACCAACCTGATTCCCGGCCTGTCGGGCAGCGAACTGTTCGGGCACGAAAAAGGGGCTTTCACCAACGCCATCAGCGCCCGCGACGGGGCGGTGGCGCTGGCCCACGAGGGCACGCTGTTTCTGGACGAGCTGGGCGAACTGCCCTTGCCGCTGCAGGCCGAGTTTTTGCGGGCCCTGCAGGAAGGCACCTACAAGCGCGTGGGCAGCAACACCTGGCGGCAGGCCCACTTCCGGCTGGTGAGCGCCACCAACCGCGACCTGCTGGCCGAAGTGCAAAAGGGCACTTTCCGGCAGGATTTGTACTACCGCGTGTCGGGCTGGACCTGCCACCTGCCGCCCCTGCGCGAGCGCAAAGAAGACATTGTGCCGCTGGCTGAGCACTTTTTCACGCAGCAGCACGGCATCCGCCAGCCCGTGGACCGGCAGGTGTACGACTTCCTGCAGCTGCGCGACTACCCCGGCAACGTGCGTGAGTTGCAGCAGCTCATCACCCGCATTGCCAGCAAGCACGTGGGCGAAGGCCCCATTACCATCGGCGACATACCCCGCTCCGACTGGCCGGATTTTGCCCACTTAGGCGCGGCTGCACCCACCGCCGACGAGCTCGAAGCCGGCGTGACCACCCTGCTTTACCAGGGCCTGGGGTTGAAGGAAATAAAGGACCAGGTGACGGAAATCGCCAAAAAAGTGGCTATCACCCACGAGAGCGGCAACCTCAAAATGGCTGCCCTACGCCTGCGCTGCAGCGAGCGAATTCTGCAGATGCACCGCCGCGACGAGCCCGAGACGCAGATGCGCCTGGCGTAA